The Kiritimatiellia bacterium genome segment CTGCAGTTCAACACACCCTACCCGGCCACGCCGGCGCTAGCCGCCTTCCTGGCTTCGCGCGGAATCCGGGTGTCGCAGGCGGACGCGTCGCTGGAGCTCGTTCTCCGCCTGTTCTCCGGGCCGGGCCTCCGGGCCGCGGCGGCGGCGGCCCGCCGGAGCCGCCATCCGTCCGTCCGCCATTTTCTGTCGCACGTTCAGGTCTATGCCGCCAGCGTGGAGCCGGTGGTCCGCTTCCTGCAGGGCCGACGACCTGACCTGGCACGACGCATAGCCGCGCGGCGATGGCTGCCGGAAGGCCCACGCTTTGCGCAGGCGGATCCGTTCGACCTCGACCCATTGCCGCTCGCCGACCGGGCCCGCTACGTGGCCAGCTTATACATCGACGACCTGGCCGACGCCTTCCGCGAGGGCGTGGACCCGCGCTTCGGCCTGGCACGCTACGCGGAACGGCTCGCTGGCCGGGCCTCCTCTTTCGCGCCGATTCGCCGAGCGCTGGAAGGCCGGCCCACCCTCGTGGACCGCATGATCGATGACATCGCCCGAAAGTTGATTCGCAGGCATCGGCCGGACC includes the following:
- a CDS encoding radical SAM protein; translated protein: MRILLVTPPLLQFNTPYPATPALAAFLASRGIRVSQADASLELVLRLFSGPGLRAAAAAARRSRHPSVRHFLSHVQVYAASVEPVVRFLQGRRPDLARRIAARRWLPEGPRFAQADPFDLDPLPLADRARYVASLYIDDLADAFREGVDPRFGLARYAERLAGRASSFAPIRRALEGRPTLVDRMIDDIARKLIRRHRPD